The proteins below are encoded in one region of Vespula pensylvanica isolate Volc-1 chromosome 4, ASM1446617v1, whole genome shotgun sequence:
- the LOC122628944 gene encoding serine/threonine-protein phosphatase 4 regulatory subunit 4-like isoform X1 — protein MRKERCIFLSYGLDEEDDILNESTSDPKGEEIQKLSVIQNLPNLLATDAQLCMSRVVPKMQQTLPTASTEFHIAASSTFKTILERKLISHTIFSQTFLQSILNSLESRDPVICHAWLETLLDVIELMPIEVIKSQILPMAISKGQLSQPIYCRMMCSRILGKICTRFSSDMIYKEVLPTVQSLCQDVNSEVRASICLQLRFVAEGLGTESLKSALLPSLVELARDEESNVRYSSVQTIVYLLPHFQDDTIKTIISPLIKKLCESASKLEDNVICIIAQEFGKLVLGLEKYLSAVEKSWFLKYFQQLAQMGIPTMRKQIKPDLPLLDNNSVDYERCLECRRCCAFNLPAMFIFTSASTEDVDSLLSTLSALTNDSYYIIRKTVAGGIHEVAKILGMKSGKIKADFVKLLKDDPEEVLQKLVPNISSTLESLVQSQIIGTDKVDSTLMEIGRALLKCEAEIAATNNWRLASTMHAQLEILPKCFPSDFIFSYFVPMSSSRILLARPLPVRLAAGKLLLVFLRYNTKLIQRAELRNKINVELANNPDCYVRMMFVRMMVEALTMYSSTYFKEHFFTMLLNLTEDSVANIRLKVVSLLPILKSQLWIPTDKKLLTALETRVRHLMNTEKDKDVIATLTSVIQKLEQTDVKYERQNTSSKITKQDLEDARKLEEEKKLLSLSSGKTAVSTGATSKKIISPPVRGRVVEGTTKTLAQSRPKVEQSPQSAKAHNITKSPPVKHITTPRHTPETLKSSISSNNLTRDWSNKMHLIQYLERMGQSSSTINVSSLFRWPHLCDLEHKGFASHYCTCYNIDPQHLYPRSELKQDILKSILTTDPYSQKASTNIVVSDKTPVIANFPMNYNNSCWASSSVHEIPVTLSDNEFLVDAGIRIPKLSSPKNTPKCPVENLKVAITRMKRDSDAEQSWRSTASYKGVEPKRHSSIEYEDHTKPIANTTDQLKTIRSMDYEEGLRHRNMLKENSNEQLIVNSESRTERYSVFRRKLKFGFDANQGRSIDDKAKRNSLILYKDKTKITQPKCGIESLKRHSMNSGLKHPDYSKDSKQKFKRHSLDMTDYFGRNLRRYSTLDVNHNQGVSKIPLRGIVVSGSKTAPTTRASSPVSLGSVIRFNSEEIEDVPSSTTERHLTRSLSNEQLNKIRRILVFSRNTPVNTTVSPRTRDSKLPVRLLKKKI, from the exons ATGAGAAAGGAACGCtgcattttcctttcttatggACTGGACGAAGAAGATGATATTCTAAATGAGAGCACATCCGATCC gaaaggagaagaaatccAAAAGCTTAGCGTTATACAAAATTTACCAAATCTTTTAGCTACAGACGCGCAATTATGTATGTCAAGAGTAGTTCCCAAAATGCAACAAACTCTCCCTACTGCTTCTACAGAATTTCATATTGCTGCTTCGTCGACATTCAAAACTATATTAGAACGAAAGCTTATCAGCCATACTATCTTTAGTCAAACATTCCTACAAAGTATATTGAACTCGCTTGAAAGTCGTGATCCAG TGATCTGTCATGCATGGCTGGAGACATTATTGGATGTGATAGAGTTAATGCCAATAGAAGTCATAAAATCAcag ATTCTTCCAATGGCTATAAGTAAAGGACAACTGTCACAACCAATTTACTGTAGGATGATGTGCAGCAGAATATTAGGAAAAATTTGTACAAGATTTAGTTCCGATat GATATATAAAGAAGTCCTACCAACAGTACAGTCCCTTTGTCAAGATGTGAATAGTGAAGTACGAGCTAGTATTTGTTTGCAACTACGTTTTGTTGCTGAGGGTCTTGGTACTGAGTCTTTAAAATCTGCTCTGCTACCATCTCTTGTAGAATTAGCAAGGGATGAGGAAAGCAACGTACGGTACTCATCTGTGCAGACAATAGTATACTTGCTACCTCATTTTCAAGATG ATACAATAAAAACCATCATATCTCCACTTATCAAAAAATTGTGTGAAAGTGCTAGTAAATTAGAAGATAATGTGATATGTATAATTGCTCAAGAATTTGGAAAGCTTGTTCTTGGTTTAGAAA agTACCTATCAGCTGTAGAAAAATCATGGTTCTTGAAGTATTTTCAACAACTTGCACAGATGGGTATTCCGACTATGAGGAAACAAATTAAACCAGACCTTCCTTTA ctTGATAATAATTCTGTTGATTATGAAAGATGTTTGGAATGTCGACGATGTTGCGCATTTAATCTACCTGCTATGTTCATCTTTACATCAGCTTCTACAGAAGACGTGGATTCTTTACTTTCCACTCTTAGTGCTTTAACCAAtgattcttattatataattagaaaaacagTTGCAGGTGGAATCCACGAA gtTGCAAAAATATTAGGAATGAAAAGTGGCAAAATCAAAGCTGATTTCGTAAAATTGCTAAAAGACGATCCTGAGGaagtattacaaaaattagtTCCAAACATATCATCAACACTTGAATCTTTAGTTCAAAGTCAAATTATTGGAACAGATAAAgtg GATTCTACCTTAATGGAAATAGGCAGAGCTTTGTTGAAATGCGAAGCAGAAATTGCAGCCACAAATAATTGGAGACTGGCTTCTACTATGCATGCACAACTTGAAATATTACCCAAATGTTTTCCCAGtgactttatattttcttattttgtacCAATGAGTTCATCTAGAATCTTGCTTGCA aGGCCATTACCAGTACGTCTTGCCGCTGGAAAATTGCTTCTTGTCTTTCTACGGTACAATACTAAGCTTATCCAAAGAGCAGAACTTCGAAACAAAATCAATGTTGAATTAGCTAATAATCCCGATTGTTATGTGAGAATGATGTTCGTCCGTATGATGGTAGAAGCATTGACCATGTATTCTTCTACTTATTTTAAAGAACACTTTTTTACTATGTTATTAAATCTTACTGAGGATTCTGTAGCTAACATCAGATTAAAAGTAGTGTCTTTATTACCCATTTTAAAGAGTCAACTTTGGATACCtacagataaaaaattattgacagCATTAGAAACAAGAGTCAGACATTTAATGAACACTGAAAAGGATAAAGATGTAATAGCTACGTTAACGAGCGTTATTCAGAAGTTAGAACAAACGGATGTTAAATATGAGAGGCAGAAT ACTTCAAGTAAAATAACTAAGCAAGATTTAGAAGATGCTAGAAAattagaggaagaaaaaaagctatTAAGTTTGAGCTCTGGAAAGACAGCTGTTTCTACTGGAGCaacttcgaaaaaaattatcagtCCTC cTGTACGAGGACGAGTAGTAGAAGGAACAACAAAGACATT AGCACAATCTCGACCGAAAGTAGAACAGTCTCCGCAATCGGCTAAAGCACATAATATAACTAAGTCGCCACCTGTGAAAC atATTACAACTCCACGGCATACACCAGAAACTTTAAAAAGCAG TATTTCTAGCAACAACTTAACAAGAGATTGGTCTAACAAAATGCACCTGATACAGTATCTGGAAAGAATGGGTCAATCCTCTTCAACCATTAATGTATCCTCTTTATTTAGATGGCCACATTTGTGTGATCTTGAACATAAGGGATTCGCATCTCATTATTGTACATGTTACAATATAGATCCGCAACACTTATATCCTAGAAGTGAACTAAAGCAAGATATTCTAAAAAGTATCCTAACAACAGATCCTTACTCACAAAAAGCTTCTACTAACATTGTTGTCAGTGATAAAACCCCAGTCATTGCAAACTTTCCTATGAATTATAACAACTCTTGTTGGGCTTCTAGTTCTGTGCATGAGATACCTGTAACGCTGTCAGACAACGAGTTCCTAGTGGATGCAGGTATTAGAATACCAAAACTTTCTTCACCCAAAAATACACCAAAGTGTCCAGTGGAAAACTTAAAAGTAGCCATTacaagaatgaaaagagactCTGATGCGGAGCAATCTTGGAGAAGCACTGCGAGTTATAAAGGAGTAGAACCTAAAAGACATTCTTCCATCGAATATGAGGACCATACCAAACCAATCGCAAATACGACTGATCAATTGAAAACTATACGTTCTATGGATTATGAAGAAGGTTTAAGACATCGGAATATGTTAAAGGAAAATTCGAATGAgcaattaatcgttaattcaGAATCGAGAACTGAAAGGTATTCGGTATTCCgtcgtaaattaaaatttggaTTTGATGCGAATCAAGGAAGATCTATAGACGACAAAGCGAAGAGAaattcgttaatattatacaaagataaaacaaaaattacccAACCCAAATGTGGAATAGAAAGTCTTAAACGACATTCTATGAATTCTGGTTTGAAACACCCAGACTATTCTAAGGATTCTAAACAAAAGTTCAAACGACATAGTTTAGATATGACAGATTATTTTGGTCGAAATTTAAGACGATATTCAACTTTGGATGTAAATCATAATCAAGGAGTTAGTAAAATTCCCCTAAGAGGTATTGTAGTATCAGGTAGTAAAACGGCACCAACTACTAGAGCTTCCAGTCCTGTTTCTTTAGGATCTGTAATCAGATTTAATAGTGAAGAGATTGAAGATGTCCCAAGTTCTACTACCGAAAGGCATTTAACGAGAAGTTTGAGTAATGAACAACTCAATAAAATACGTCGTATACTTGTATTTTCACGTAATACACCAGTTAATACAACCGTAAGTCCAAGAACTAGAGATAGTAAATTACCTGTACGTTtactgaagaaaaaaatttga
- the LOC122628944 gene encoding serine/threonine-protein phosphatase 4 regulatory subunit 4-like isoform X3: MRKERCIFLSYGLDEEDDILNESTSDPKGEEIQKLSVIQNLPNLLATDAQLCMSRVVPKMQQTLPTASTEFHIAASSTFKTILERKLISHTIFSQTFLQSILNSLESRDPVICHAWLETLLDVIELMPIEVIKSQILPMAISKGQLSQPIYCRMMCSRILGKICTRFSSDMIYKEVLPTVQSLCQDVNSEVRASICLQLRFVAEGLGTESLKSALLPSLVELARDEESNVRYSSVQTIVYLLPHFQDDTIKTIISPLIKKLCESASKLEDNVICIIAQEFGKLVLGLEKYLSAVEKSWFLKYFQQLAQMGIPTMRKQIKPDLPLLDNNSVDYERCLECRRCCAFNLPAMFIFTSASTEDVDSLLSTLSALTNDSYYIIRKTVAGGIHEVAKILGMKSGKIKADFVKLLKDDPEEVLQKLVPNISSTLESLVQSQIIGTDKVDSTLMEIGRALLKCEAEIAATNNWRLASTMHAQLEILPKCFPSDFIFSYFVPMSSSRILLARPLPVRLAAGKLLLVFLRYNTKLIQRAELRNKINVELANNPDCYVRMMFVRMMVEALTMYSSTYFKEHFFTMLLNLTEDSVANIRLKVVSLLPILKSQLWIPTDKKLLTALETRVRHLMNTEKDKDVIATLTSVIQKLEQTDVKYERQNTSSKITKQDLEDARKLEEEKKLLSLSSGKTAVSTGATSKKIISPPVRGRVVEGTTKTLAQSRPKVEQSPQSAKAHNITKSPPVKHITTPRHTPETLKSSSVHEIPVTLSDNEFLVDAGIRIPKLSSPKNTPKCPVENLKVAITRMKRDSDAEQSWRSTASYKGVEPKRHSSIEYEDHTKPIANTTDQLKTIRSMDYEEGLRHRNMLKENSNEQLIVNSESRTERYSVFRRKLKFGFDANQGRSIDDKAKRNSLILYKDKTKITQPKCGIESLKRHSMNSGLKHPDYSKDSKQKFKRHSLDMTDYFGRNLRRYSTLDVNHNQGVSKIPLRGIVVSGSKTAPTTRASSPVSLGSVIRFNSEEIEDVPSSTTERHLTRSLSNEQLNKIRRILVFSRNTPVNTTVSPRTRDSKLPVRLLKKKI; encoded by the exons ATGAGAAAGGAACGCtgcattttcctttcttatggACTGGACGAAGAAGATGATATTCTAAATGAGAGCACATCCGATCC gaaaggagaagaaatccAAAAGCTTAGCGTTATACAAAATTTACCAAATCTTTTAGCTACAGACGCGCAATTATGTATGTCAAGAGTAGTTCCCAAAATGCAACAAACTCTCCCTACTGCTTCTACAGAATTTCATATTGCTGCTTCGTCGACATTCAAAACTATATTAGAACGAAAGCTTATCAGCCATACTATCTTTAGTCAAACATTCCTACAAAGTATATTGAACTCGCTTGAAAGTCGTGATCCAG TGATCTGTCATGCATGGCTGGAGACATTATTGGATGTGATAGAGTTAATGCCAATAGAAGTCATAAAATCAcag ATTCTTCCAATGGCTATAAGTAAAGGACAACTGTCACAACCAATTTACTGTAGGATGATGTGCAGCAGAATATTAGGAAAAATTTGTACAAGATTTAGTTCCGATat GATATATAAAGAAGTCCTACCAACAGTACAGTCCCTTTGTCAAGATGTGAATAGTGAAGTACGAGCTAGTATTTGTTTGCAACTACGTTTTGTTGCTGAGGGTCTTGGTACTGAGTCTTTAAAATCTGCTCTGCTACCATCTCTTGTAGAATTAGCAAGGGATGAGGAAAGCAACGTACGGTACTCATCTGTGCAGACAATAGTATACTTGCTACCTCATTTTCAAGATG ATACAATAAAAACCATCATATCTCCACTTATCAAAAAATTGTGTGAAAGTGCTAGTAAATTAGAAGATAATGTGATATGTATAATTGCTCAAGAATTTGGAAAGCTTGTTCTTGGTTTAGAAA agTACCTATCAGCTGTAGAAAAATCATGGTTCTTGAAGTATTTTCAACAACTTGCACAGATGGGTATTCCGACTATGAGGAAACAAATTAAACCAGACCTTCCTTTA ctTGATAATAATTCTGTTGATTATGAAAGATGTTTGGAATGTCGACGATGTTGCGCATTTAATCTACCTGCTATGTTCATCTTTACATCAGCTTCTACAGAAGACGTGGATTCTTTACTTTCCACTCTTAGTGCTTTAACCAAtgattcttattatataattagaaaaacagTTGCAGGTGGAATCCACGAA gtTGCAAAAATATTAGGAATGAAAAGTGGCAAAATCAAAGCTGATTTCGTAAAATTGCTAAAAGACGATCCTGAGGaagtattacaaaaattagtTCCAAACATATCATCAACACTTGAATCTTTAGTTCAAAGTCAAATTATTGGAACAGATAAAgtg GATTCTACCTTAATGGAAATAGGCAGAGCTTTGTTGAAATGCGAAGCAGAAATTGCAGCCACAAATAATTGGAGACTGGCTTCTACTATGCATGCACAACTTGAAATATTACCCAAATGTTTTCCCAGtgactttatattttcttattttgtacCAATGAGTTCATCTAGAATCTTGCTTGCA aGGCCATTACCAGTACGTCTTGCCGCTGGAAAATTGCTTCTTGTCTTTCTACGGTACAATACTAAGCTTATCCAAAGAGCAGAACTTCGAAACAAAATCAATGTTGAATTAGCTAATAATCCCGATTGTTATGTGAGAATGATGTTCGTCCGTATGATGGTAGAAGCATTGACCATGTATTCTTCTACTTATTTTAAAGAACACTTTTTTACTATGTTATTAAATCTTACTGAGGATTCTGTAGCTAACATCAGATTAAAAGTAGTGTCTTTATTACCCATTTTAAAGAGTCAACTTTGGATACCtacagataaaaaattattgacagCATTAGAAACAAGAGTCAGACATTTAATGAACACTGAAAAGGATAAAGATGTAATAGCTACGTTAACGAGCGTTATTCAGAAGTTAGAACAAACGGATGTTAAATATGAGAGGCAGAAT ACTTCAAGTAAAATAACTAAGCAAGATTTAGAAGATGCTAGAAAattagaggaagaaaaaaagctatTAAGTTTGAGCTCTGGAAAGACAGCTGTTTCTACTGGAGCaacttcgaaaaaaattatcagtCCTC cTGTACGAGGACGAGTAGTAGAAGGAACAACAAAGACATT AGCACAATCTCGACCGAAAGTAGAACAGTCTCCGCAATCGGCTAAAGCACATAATATAACTAAGTCGCCACCTGTGAAAC atATTACAACTCCACGGCATACACCAGAAACTTTAAAAAGCAG TTCTGTGCATGAGATACCTGTAACGCTGTCAGACAACGAGTTCCTAGTGGATGCAGGTATTAGAATACCAAAACTTTCTTCACCCAAAAATACACCAAAGTGTCCAGTGGAAAACTTAAAAGTAGCCATTacaagaatgaaaagagactCTGATGCGGAGCAATCTTGGAGAAGCACTGCGAGTTATAAAGGAGTAGAACCTAAAAGACATTCTTCCATCGAATATGAGGACCATACCAAACCAATCGCAAATACGACTGATCAATTGAAAACTATACGTTCTATGGATTATGAAGAAGGTTTAAGACATCGGAATATGTTAAAGGAAAATTCGAATGAgcaattaatcgttaattcaGAATCGAGAACTGAAAGGTATTCGGTATTCCgtcgtaaattaaaatttggaTTTGATGCGAATCAAGGAAGATCTATAGACGACAAAGCGAAGAGAaattcgttaatattatacaaagataaaacaaaaattacccAACCCAAATGTGGAATAGAAAGTCTTAAACGACATTCTATGAATTCTGGTTTGAAACACCCAGACTATTCTAAGGATTCTAAACAAAAGTTCAAACGACATAGTTTAGATATGACAGATTATTTTGGTCGAAATTTAAGACGATATTCAACTTTGGATGTAAATCATAATCAAGGAGTTAGTAAAATTCCCCTAAGAGGTATTGTAGTATCAGGTAGTAAAACGGCACCAACTACTAGAGCTTCCAGTCCTGTTTCTTTAGGATCTGTAATCAGATTTAATAGTGAAGAGATTGAAGATGTCCCAAGTTCTACTACCGAAAGGCATTTAACGAGAAGTTTGAGTAATGAACAACTCAATAAAATACGTCGTATACTTGTATTTTCACGTAATACACCAGTTAATACAACCGTAAGTCCAAGAACTAGAGATAGTAAATTACCTGTACGTTtactgaagaaaaaaatttga
- the LOC122628944 gene encoding serine/threonine-protein phosphatase 4 regulatory subunit 4-like isoform X2, with protein sequence MRKERCIFLSYGLDEEDDILNESTSDPKGEEIQKLSVIQNLPNLLATDAQLCMSRVVPKMQQTLPTASTEFHIAASSTFKTILERKLISHTIFSQTFLQSILNSLESRDPVICHAWLETLLDVIELMPIEVIKSQILPMAISKGQLSQPIYCRMMCSRILGKICTRFSSDMIYKEVLPTVQSLCQDVNSEVRASICLQLRFVAEGLGTESLKSALLPSLVELARDEESNVRYSSVQTIVYLLPHFQDDTIKTIISPLIKKLCESASKLEDNVICIIAQEFGKLVLGLEKYLSAVEKSWFLKYFQQLAQMGIPTMRKQIKPDLPLLDNNSVDYERCLECRRCCAFNLPAMFIFTSASTEDVDSLLSTLSALTNDSYYIIRKTVAGGIHEVAKILGMKSGKIKADFVKLLKDDPEEVLQKLVPNISSTLESLVQSQIIGTDKVDSTLMEIGRALLKCEAEIAATNNWRLASTMHAQLEILPKCFPSDFIFSYFVPMSSSRILLARPLPVRLAAGKLLLVFLRYNTKLIQRAELRNKINVELANNPDCYVRMMFVRMMVEALTMYSSTYFKEHFFTMLLNLTEDSVANIRLKVVSLLPILKSQLWIPTDKKLLTALETRVRHLMNTEKDKDVIATLTSVIQKLEQTDVKYERQNTSSKITKQDLEDARKLEEEKKLLSLSSGKTAVSTGATSKKIISPPVRGRVVEGTTKTLAQSRPKVEQSPQSAKAHNITKSPPVKHITTPRHTPETLKSSISSNNLTRDWSNKMHLIQYLERMGQSSSTINVSSLFRWPHLCDLEHKGFASHYCTCYNIDPQHLYPRSELKQDILKSILTTDPYSQKASTNIVVSDKTPVIANFPMNYNNSCWASSSVHEIPVTLSDNEFLVDAGIRIPKLSSPKNTPKCPVENLKVAITRMKRDSDAEQSWRSTASYKGVEPKRHSSIEYEDHTKPIANTTDQLKTIRSMDYEEGLRHRNMLKENSNEQLIVNSESRTERYSVFRRKLKFGFDANQGRSIDDKAKRNSLILYKDKTKITQPKCGIESLKRHSMNSGLKHPDYSKDSKQKFKRHSLDMTDYFGRNLRRYSTLDVNHNQGVSKIPLRGIVVSGSKTAPTTRASSPVSLGSVIRFNSEEIEDVPSSTTERHLTRSLSNEQLNKIRRILVFSRNTPVNTTELQCGGC encoded by the exons ATGAGAAAGGAACGCtgcattttcctttcttatggACTGGACGAAGAAGATGATATTCTAAATGAGAGCACATCCGATCC gaaaggagaagaaatccAAAAGCTTAGCGTTATACAAAATTTACCAAATCTTTTAGCTACAGACGCGCAATTATGTATGTCAAGAGTAGTTCCCAAAATGCAACAAACTCTCCCTACTGCTTCTACAGAATTTCATATTGCTGCTTCGTCGACATTCAAAACTATATTAGAACGAAAGCTTATCAGCCATACTATCTTTAGTCAAACATTCCTACAAAGTATATTGAACTCGCTTGAAAGTCGTGATCCAG TGATCTGTCATGCATGGCTGGAGACATTATTGGATGTGATAGAGTTAATGCCAATAGAAGTCATAAAATCAcag ATTCTTCCAATGGCTATAAGTAAAGGACAACTGTCACAACCAATTTACTGTAGGATGATGTGCAGCAGAATATTAGGAAAAATTTGTACAAGATTTAGTTCCGATat GATATATAAAGAAGTCCTACCAACAGTACAGTCCCTTTGTCAAGATGTGAATAGTGAAGTACGAGCTAGTATTTGTTTGCAACTACGTTTTGTTGCTGAGGGTCTTGGTACTGAGTCTTTAAAATCTGCTCTGCTACCATCTCTTGTAGAATTAGCAAGGGATGAGGAAAGCAACGTACGGTACTCATCTGTGCAGACAATAGTATACTTGCTACCTCATTTTCAAGATG ATACAATAAAAACCATCATATCTCCACTTATCAAAAAATTGTGTGAAAGTGCTAGTAAATTAGAAGATAATGTGATATGTATAATTGCTCAAGAATTTGGAAAGCTTGTTCTTGGTTTAGAAA agTACCTATCAGCTGTAGAAAAATCATGGTTCTTGAAGTATTTTCAACAACTTGCACAGATGGGTATTCCGACTATGAGGAAACAAATTAAACCAGACCTTCCTTTA ctTGATAATAATTCTGTTGATTATGAAAGATGTTTGGAATGTCGACGATGTTGCGCATTTAATCTACCTGCTATGTTCATCTTTACATCAGCTTCTACAGAAGACGTGGATTCTTTACTTTCCACTCTTAGTGCTTTAACCAAtgattcttattatataattagaaaaacagTTGCAGGTGGAATCCACGAA gtTGCAAAAATATTAGGAATGAAAAGTGGCAAAATCAAAGCTGATTTCGTAAAATTGCTAAAAGACGATCCTGAGGaagtattacaaaaattagtTCCAAACATATCATCAACACTTGAATCTTTAGTTCAAAGTCAAATTATTGGAACAGATAAAgtg GATTCTACCTTAATGGAAATAGGCAGAGCTTTGTTGAAATGCGAAGCAGAAATTGCAGCCACAAATAATTGGAGACTGGCTTCTACTATGCATGCACAACTTGAAATATTACCCAAATGTTTTCCCAGtgactttatattttcttattttgtacCAATGAGTTCATCTAGAATCTTGCTTGCA aGGCCATTACCAGTACGTCTTGCCGCTGGAAAATTGCTTCTTGTCTTTCTACGGTACAATACTAAGCTTATCCAAAGAGCAGAACTTCGAAACAAAATCAATGTTGAATTAGCTAATAATCCCGATTGTTATGTGAGAATGATGTTCGTCCGTATGATGGTAGAAGCATTGACCATGTATTCTTCTACTTATTTTAAAGAACACTTTTTTACTATGTTATTAAATCTTACTGAGGATTCTGTAGCTAACATCAGATTAAAAGTAGTGTCTTTATTACCCATTTTAAAGAGTCAACTTTGGATACCtacagataaaaaattattgacagCATTAGAAACAAGAGTCAGACATTTAATGAACACTGAAAAGGATAAAGATGTAATAGCTACGTTAACGAGCGTTATTCAGAAGTTAGAACAAACGGATGTTAAATATGAGAGGCAGAAT ACTTCAAGTAAAATAACTAAGCAAGATTTAGAAGATGCTAGAAAattagaggaagaaaaaaagctatTAAGTTTGAGCTCTGGAAAGACAGCTGTTTCTACTGGAGCaacttcgaaaaaaattatcagtCCTC cTGTACGAGGACGAGTAGTAGAAGGAACAACAAAGACATT AGCACAATCTCGACCGAAAGTAGAACAGTCTCCGCAATCGGCTAAAGCACATAATATAACTAAGTCGCCACCTGTGAAAC atATTACAACTCCACGGCATACACCAGAAACTTTAAAAAGCAG TATTTCTAGCAACAACTTAACAAGAGATTGGTCTAACAAAATGCACCTGATACAGTATCTGGAAAGAATGGGTCAATCCTCTTCAACCATTAATGTATCCTCTTTATTTAGATGGCCACATTTGTGTGATCTTGAACATAAGGGATTCGCATCTCATTATTGTACATGTTACAATATAGATCCGCAACACTTATATCCTAGAAGTGAACTAAAGCAAGATATTCTAAAAAGTATCCTAACAACAGATCCTTACTCACAAAAAGCTTCTACTAACATTGTTGTCAGTGATAAAACCCCAGTCATTGCAAACTTTCCTATGAATTATAACAACTCTTGTTGGGCTTCTAGTTCTGTGCATGAGATACCTGTAACGCTGTCAGACAACGAGTTCCTAGTGGATGCAGGTATTAGAATACCAAAACTTTCTTCACCCAAAAATACACCAAAGTGTCCAGTGGAAAACTTAAAAGTAGCCATTacaagaatgaaaagagactCTGATGCGGAGCAATCTTGGAGAAGCACTGCGAGTTATAAAGGAGTAGAACCTAAAAGACATTCTTCCATCGAATATGAGGACCATACCAAACCAATCGCAAATACGACTGATCAATTGAAAACTATACGTTCTATGGATTATGAAGAAGGTTTAAGACATCGGAATATGTTAAAGGAAAATTCGAATGAgcaattaatcgttaattcaGAATCGAGAACTGAAAGGTATTCGGTATTCCgtcgtaaattaaaatttggaTTTGATGCGAATCAAGGAAGATCTATAGACGACAAAGCGAAGAGAaattcgttaatattatacaaagataaaacaaaaattacccAACCCAAATGTGGAATAGAAAGTCTTAAACGACATTCTATGAATTCTGGTTTGAAACACCCAGACTATTCTAAGGATTCTAAACAAAAGTTCAAACGACATAGTTTAGATATGACAGATTATTTTGGTCGAAATTTAAGACGATATTCAACTTTGGATGTAAATCATAATCAAGGAGTTAGTAAAATTCCCCTAAGAGGTATTGTAGTATCAGGTAGTAAAACGGCACCAACTACTAGAGCTTCCAGTCCTGTTTCTTTAGGATCTGTAATCAGATTTAATAGTGAAGAGATTGAAGATGTCCCAAGTTCTACTACCGAAAGGCATTTAACGAGAAGTTTGAGTAATGAACAACTCAATAAAATACGTCGTATACTTGTATTTTCACGTAATACACCAGTTAATACAACC GAGCTACAATGTGGTGGATGTTGA